A part of Oncorhynchus clarkii lewisi isolate Uvic-CL-2024 chromosome 17, UVic_Ocla_1.0, whole genome shotgun sequence genomic DNA contains:
- the LOC139370926 gene encoding golgin subfamily A member 7-like isoform X2 encodes MAETHSLQELQQQAAVASKVYVQRDYNSGKICKFQTKFPSELESRVDKQQFEETMQTLNNLYAEAEKIGGKSYLEGCLACMTAYTIFLCMETHYEKVLKKIARFVKEQNEKIYAPLGLLLTDPIERGLRVVEITIFEDRSIGSGR; translated from the exons ATGGCGGAG ACGCACAGCTTGCAGGAGCTGCAGCAACAAGCAGCTGTCGCCTCCAAAGTGTATGTCCAGAGGGACTACAACTCGGGTAAAATCTGCAAGTTCCAGACCAAGTTCCCCTCAGAGCTGGAGTCCAGG GTTGATAAGCAGCAGTTTGAGGAGACGATGCAGACACTTAACAACCTTTACGCCGAGGCTGAGAAAATTGGTGGCAAGTCTTACCTGGAGGGCTGTTTGGCCTGCATGACCGCCTACACAATCTTCCTCTGTATGGAGACCCACTATGAGAAA GTATTGAAGAAAATTGCTAGGTTCGTCAAGGAGCAGAATGAGAAGATCTACGCTCCTCTGGGACTCCTGCTGACGGACCCAATAGAGAGAGGTCTCAGGGTT GTTGAAATCACCATTTTTGAGGACAGAAGTATTGGCTCCGGAAGATGA
- the LOC139370926 gene encoding golgin subfamily A member 7-like isoform X1: MLYPTQTHSLQELQQQAAVASKVYVQRDYNSGKICKFQTKFPSELESRVDKQQFEETMQTLNNLYAEAEKIGGKSYLEGCLACMTAYTIFLCMETHYEKVLKKIARFVKEQNEKIYAPLGLLLTDPIERGLRVVEITIFEDRSIGSGR, from the exons ATGCTTTACCCCACCCAGACGCACAGCTTGCAGGAGCTGCAGCAACAAGCAGCTGTCGCCTCCAAAGTGTATGTCCAGAGGGACTACAACTCGGGTAAAATCTGCAAGTTCCAGACCAAGTTCCCCTCAGAGCTGGAGTCCAGG GTTGATAAGCAGCAGTTTGAGGAGACGATGCAGACACTTAACAACCTTTACGCCGAGGCTGAGAAAATTGGTGGCAAGTCTTACCTGGAGGGCTGTTTGGCCTGCATGACCGCCTACACAATCTTCCTCTGTATGGAGACCCACTATGAGAAA GTATTGAAGAAAATTGCTAGGTTCGTCAAGGAGCAGAATGAGAAGATCTACGCTCCTCTGGGACTCCTGCTGACGGACCCAATAGAGAGAGGTCTCAGGGTT GTTGAAATCACCATTTTTGAGGACAGAAGTATTGGCTCCGGAAGATGA